Proteins from a single region of Desulfobacter postgatei 2ac9:
- a CDS encoding tetratricopeptide repeat protein gives MKTCSKIILVIFITLITCTGFGCANKDEKKAAHVKKGDEYFDAREYKKAEIEYKNALQIDNKDTAVLLKLGDTFMKTGQLKSAFALYSSVEKLDPENIEALVKLSRFYFLDKKLPETQARIDNILKKDPQNLDALFLKGQVLIRKNQIEDGRIVFEKILEIQNSHVGALHAMAAIKAGQKKFDEAEAFLLKAVESGKDTTTPRNVLAQFYILRKQLDKAEEQLHLSAAEHPENPGHQILLGNFYLRTKNFQEAETAFKKAVEIQPDTPRSMVILAGFYNVTDQKDKALELYRKAAALDSEDSNSQMILARFLYKEKKIDEAENLVAGILKKRPKLPDARMLKSEILIFQKKYQDALNILIALEKEEPNAHRVQYFKGLSYIGIGEPNQAASALVKAVELKPEYTQARLLMSEIYLRQHAYDLAVNQTTAVIKLDPKIYRAYMLRGNAYVALKKIKEAEDDYKKMIEIGSDNPAGYYRLAYLKSALRQFDQAAPLLEKAWSLNNKLIDVFTLRIRNAVVQKEFDTAHALCTQQMDAFTDNNNLKALVHSTRANIYLAQKDMKQAESELLKAVDLAPDYLSPYGTLAKIYLSQKNIEDAKKQYLTMIEKNDKLAPPHMLLAVLLEAENKFDDAETHYRKALEINPNYAAAANNLSFYLASRTDKFDEALALAKTAKALYPEDPSIMDTMGFAYYKKGLYGNAVAEFLDCLEKQPNHPIIRYHLGLAYYGKGEKQQALKELSKALELNDNFPGASDAKKLIEEITQ, from the coding sequence ATGAAAACCTGTTCCAAAATTATATTAGTCATTTTCATCACATTGATTACTTGCACCGGATTTGGATGCGCAAACAAGGACGAAAAAAAAGCAGCCCATGTAAAAAAGGGTGACGAATACTTTGATGCAAGGGAGTATAAAAAGGCTGAAATAGAATATAAGAACGCGCTCCAGATAGACAATAAAGATACGGCAGTCCTTTTGAAGCTTGGCGACACATTCATGAAGACAGGGCAGTTAAAATCGGCCTTTGCCCTCTATTCCAGCGTAGAAAAACTTGATCCGGAAAATATTGAAGCCCTGGTGAAATTATCGAGATTTTATTTTCTGGATAAAAAACTGCCGGAAACCCAGGCCAGGATCGATAATATTCTGAAAAAGGACCCCCAAAACCTGGACGCGCTCTTTCTCAAAGGACAGGTTCTGATCAGAAAGAATCAGATTGAAGATGGCCGGATTGTTTTTGAAAAAATTCTTGAAATCCAGAACAGCCATGTGGGAGCCCTCCATGCCATGGCCGCCATAAAAGCCGGCCAAAAAAAATTCGACGAGGCTGAAGCTTTTTTGCTCAAAGCTGTGGAATCAGGCAAAGATACAACAACGCCCAGAAACGTCCTGGCTCAGTTCTATATTCTGCGAAAACAATTGGATAAAGCAGAGGAACAATTACATCTGTCAGCGGCAGAGCATCCTGAAAATCCAGGGCACCAGATTCTTCTGGGTAATTTTTATCTGAGAACAAAAAATTTCCAAGAAGCTGAGACCGCGTTTAAAAAGGCGGTTGAGATCCAACCGGATACTCCCCGGTCCATGGTTATACTGGCCGGATTCTATAACGTGACGGACCAAAAGGATAAGGCCCTTGAATTGTACAGGAAAGCCGCTGCTCTTGATTCTGAAGACAGCAATAGCCAGATGATCTTGGCAAGATTCCTGTACAAGGAGAAAAAAATAGACGAAGCGGAGAACCTGGTCGCCGGCATTCTCAAAAAACGGCCCAAGTTGCCGGATGCCAGAATGCTGAAAAGCGAAATTCTGATTTTTCAAAAAAAATATCAGGATGCGCTCAATATCCTTATCGCCCTTGAAAAGGAAGAACCAAATGCCCACAGGGTTCAATATTTTAAAGGCCTTTCTTATATCGGAATAGGGGAGCCGAACCAGGCGGCATCAGCCCTGGTCAAGGCGGTGGAGCTGAAACCGGAGTATACCCAGGCCCGGTTGCTGATGTCTGAAATTTATTTGCGCCAGCACGCCTATGATCTTGCCGTAAATCAGACCACCGCGGTAATTAAGCTTGATCCCAAAATCTATCGGGCCTATATGCTCCGGGGTAACGCCTATGTGGCCCTGAAAAAAATTAAGGAAGCTGAAGACGATTATAAAAAAATGATTGAAATCGGCTCTGACAATCCGGCAGGATATTACCGGCTTGCCTACTTAAAATCTGCGCTGAGGCAATTTGACCAGGCAGCCCCTCTGCTGGAAAAGGCCTGGTCCCTGAACAACAAACTCATTGACGTATTTACCCTGAGAATCAGAAACGCCGTGGTCCAGAAAGAATTTGATACTGCCCATGCCCTGTGTACTCAGCAGATGGATGCATTCACGGATAACAATAATTTAAAAGCGCTTGTGCACAGCACCCGTGCAAATATTTATCTGGCCCAGAAGGATATGAAACAGGCAGAATCAGAACTGCTGAAAGCCGTTGACCTTGCCCCGGATTATCTGAGTCCCTACGGAACGCTGGCAAAAATATACCTGTCCCAGAAAAATATTGAGGACGCAAAAAAACAATATCTGACCATGATTGAAAAAAATGATAAACTGGCCCCGCCCCATATGTTGCTGGCCGTCCTTCTTGAAGCGGAAAACAAATTTGATGACGCAGAAACCCATTACCGTAAAGCCCTTGAAATCAATCCCAACTATGCCGCCGCCGCCAACAATCTGTCATTTTACCTGGCAAGCCGGACAGATAAATTTGACGAGGCCCTGGCCTTGGCAAAAACAGCGAAAGCCCTTTATCCCGAAGATCCGAGCATCATGGATACGATGGGATTTGCCTATTATAAAAAAGGGTTGTACGGAAATGCCGTTGCCGAATTTTTGGACTGCCTGGAAAAACAACCAAACCATCCCATTATCCGCTACCATTTAGGGCTGGCGTATTACGGAAAAGGGGAAAAACAGCAGGCACTCAAAGAGCTGTCCAAGGCCCTGGAGCTTAATGATAATTTCCCCGGGGCCAGTGACGCAAAAAAATTGATAGAGGAAATAACTCAATAA
- a CDS encoding ABC transporter permease subunit encodes MTPIKTIALKEFKDYFISPIAYIVISLFLIVTGWFFFSTFFIYGRADLRDFFALLPMTFSFFIPAVTMRMFAEEKNVGSYESLLTMPVSFTHIALGKFFAATAFAAAMLLPTLSYPLFISFIGDMDFGPVAGGYLGAILLGGAYCSIGLFASALTRNQIIAFIIGCAMCFTLTIIDRMLFFIPEPLVPVMEYIGANAHFTNISKGIIDSRDLIYFTSVIFIFIFSTDIAMKEKN; translated from the coding sequence ATGACACCGATCAAAACCATCGCCTTAAAAGAATTTAAAGACTATTTTATTTCGCCCATTGCGTATATTGTTATTTCCCTTTTTCTTATTGTTACGGGGTGGTTTTTCTTTTCCACCTTTTTTATTTACGGGCGGGCCGACCTAAGAGACTTTTTTGCCCTTCTGCCCATGACCTTCTCCTTTTTTATTCCCGCCGTGACCATGCGCATGTTTGCCGAGGAAAAAAACGTGGGATCTTATGAGAGTCTTTTGACCATGCCGGTCTCCTTTACCCATATCGCCCTGGGCAAATTTTTTGCGGCAACCGCCTTTGCTGCGGCCATGCTGCTGCCCACCCTCTCCTACCCGCTGTTCATTTCCTTCATCGGAGATATGGACTTTGGGCCTGTGGCCGGGGGGTATCTCGGGGCGATACTCCTTGGCGGGGCATACTGCAGCATAGGGCTGTTTGCCTCGGCGCTGACCCGGAACCAGATCATCGCTTTTATCATCGGGTGCGCCATGTGCTTTACCCTGACCATCATTGACCGGATGCTTTTTTTCATCCCCGAACCTCTTGTGCCGGTTATGGAATACATCGGTGCCAATGCCCATTTCACAAACATTTCCAAAGGCATCATCGATTCAAGGGATCTTATTTACTTTACATCCGTGATCTTTATCTTCATTTTCTCAACCGATATCGCCATGAAAGAAAAAAATTAA
- a CDS encoding YdcF family protein, giving the protein MAGSLFFWLSKLGWMFIRPDFLLVAFAVMGMLFLFSGAEKKAKWMLGCVVLSMLVITVFPLGTILLAPLEHRFSTNPVLPEKVDGVIILGGAENNFLTHLWHQPEINDAADRYIGFARLVRAYPDAVHLFTGGSASPMHQEWKDANTARQVFMDMGLDISGMIFEDQSRNTYENGLFSKNMVHPEPGQTWVLVTTAAHVPRSVGVFNRLGWSVIPYPVDHYTRPDRKFGLGLNFSRNLGRLVTAATEWTGLAAYYITGKTDTLFPSAVSGR; this is encoded by the coding sequence ATGGCAGGGTCATTGTTCTTCTGGTTGTCAAAGCTGGGTTGGATGTTCATCCGCCCGGATTTTCTTTTGGTTGCTTTTGCCGTAATGGGGATGTTGTTTTTGTTTTCAGGAGCAGAGAAAAAGGCAAAATGGATGCTTGGGTGTGTGGTGCTGTCGATGCTCGTTATCACTGTTTTTCCTTTAGGAACTATTCTTTTGGCTCCCCTGGAGCACAGATTTTCCACAAACCCGGTCCTGCCGGAAAAAGTGGACGGTGTTATCATACTTGGCGGAGCGGAAAACAATTTTTTGACCCATCTGTGGCATCAACCTGAAATAAACGATGCCGCTGACCGGTATATCGGGTTTGCCCGTCTTGTCAGAGCATATCCGGATGCGGTGCATCTTTTTACCGGCGGGTCAGCAAGCCCCATGCATCAGGAATGGAAAGATGCAAATACGGCCCGACAGGTATTTATGGATATGGGCCTGGATATCTCAGGCATGATATTTGAGGATCAATCTCGAAATACTTATGAAAACGGGTTGTTTTCAAAAAACATGGTTCATCCTGAACCCGGGCAGACCTGGGTGCTTGTGACCACAGCCGCACACGTTCCCCGGTCTGTCGGGGTCTTTAACCGCCTTGGGTGGTCCGTGATTCCCTATCCTGTGGATCATTATACCCGACCTGACAGGAAGTTCGGATTAGGCCTTAATTTTTCCCGGAATCTGGGAAGGCTGGTCACGGCAGCAACTGAATGGACCGGGCTTGCAGCCTATTATATTACCGGCAAAACCGACACCCTGTTTCCATCCGCTGTATCCGGACGGTGA
- a CDS encoding DUF4340 domain-containing protein, translating into MKKEYIILIILIIGLIAYLGLKKDNQVHYELPTIPQVDTTRIDRVEISKADRLVVLNKGENGWTVTDKKFSANPEDIEQMIGTLKAIKLSALVSEAKDLARYELDDTHAVKVKALAGKEAVRSFVIGKTAPSYNHTFIYLDDKDRTVYQANGNFKSQFDKEIADFRDKKVLEFDPAGVNKLTLEKQGQIVTLIKSQTPETTDQEKEETKKDLIKKKPVPQESIWKKEDGSVTDQKTISDLLSSLSKLECQAFLDEDKAARLKEIQPSYKILLENDKTFILNLFNKNENQDVEGSCSYTPYAFTLTSYKAEDIVSYADKLLGIQQQDSTESGEE; encoded by the coding sequence ATGAAAAAAGAATATATCATTTTAATCATCCTAATCATCGGCTTGATTGCCTATCTTGGTCTTAAAAAGGACAACCAGGTCCATTATGAATTGCCAACGATTCCCCAGGTGGATACCACCCGCATTGACCGGGTGGAAATCTCAAAGGCAGACCGCCTGGTAGTCCTTAATAAAGGAGAAAATGGCTGGACCGTTACCGACAAAAAATTTTCGGCAAACCCCGAAGACATAGAGCAGATGATCGGCACATTAAAGGCGATAAAACTGTCCGCCCTTGTATCAGAGGCAAAGGACCTTGCAAGGTATGAACTGGATGACACCCATGCCGTAAAGGTCAAGGCCCTGGCCGGAAAAGAGGCGGTACGCAGCTTTGTCATCGGCAAAACAGCGCCCAGCTACAACCATACATTTATCTATCTGGATGACAAGGATCGGACCGTATACCAGGCCAACGGCAATTTCAAAAGTCAGTTTGACAAAGAAATTGCGGATTTCAGGGATAAAAAAGTGCTTGAATTTGACCCGGCCGGCGTAAACAAGCTTACATTGGAGAAGCAGGGACAAATCGTCACTTTGATAAAATCCCAGACACCTGAAACAACCGATCAGGAAAAAGAGGAAACCAAAAAGGATTTGATCAAAAAAAAGCCGGTCCCCCAAGAATCGATCTGGAAAAAAGAAGACGGTTCTGTTACAGATCAAAAAACGATATCAGATCTTTTGTCGTCTTTGTCAAAGCTTGAATGCCAGGCCTTTTTGGATGAAGACAAGGCTGCCCGGTTAAAGGAGATACAACCCTCATATAAAATTTTACTTGAAAACGATAAAACTTTTATTTTAAATCTGTTCAACAAAAATGAGAATCAGGATGTGGAAGGGTCTTGTTCATACACACCCTATGCCTTCACCTTGACCAGCTATAAAGCCGAAGATATTGTTTCATACGCGGACAAACTTTTGGGAATTCAACAACAGGACAGCACTGAATCCGGCGAGGAGTGA
- a CDS encoding tetratricopeptide repeat protein, translating to MTRKRKKIAVAATGVLISALMIGILVGCFLIWEFGTPQDHFENQGDQAFERGDYADALQYWLRAKEPVGQSGRVYAKMGAVYLKLSNLDQAEICFKKALEKNPEDVDTQQQIIRIALVRGDTAAAGNLLSKRLKNHDSDPLLFMLSGDLAMLQTEFKTAEAAYEKAAALLPGQIGPRLKLAICFQEQKKDVEAEKIITLCRTQGIKTPMDLMLAADYYALAGDDTRAERYLLMAVDSDPGDLEFKTRLCLFYRVAGKLEKAAAYLKKLIAEYPENTGFKMMLADFYLAIEEMAGAEKLLDQLAQASRDAPGYHLLMGKFWLFKGLYSHAVSYLKTALDKDYGLLSAHYLLGVAYFAGGQSKLAEKAFLQALMLDQDHEESIFAMAALNYKRKDYGLADQYADQFLGREPSSARAWKLKGLCALGRRDPSCATGPLSKSWHLGDVSAHFFLGQAFEAQGMVQEALTAYSQVFEDAPLIYPALYAYARLASDQGLGERVFEKIDALAGHDANPAVYYTAAKICLGLKDYDRCQAYIDKAMAKKEVSGPFFLLQAALFEATGKDDGVEKTLTECITKLPQYVGGWLKLSAYYMKKQRISDAAQVMEQALNSFPDHPEIRGNLAWLLLEEETDFDRALDLAREAYDKLPGQAWLMDTLGWAYYHKKIYSQAQWMLEQAEELTPGNGMIQYHLGMVLYRRGKLFQAKTKLESALRDISLDTRQRDEAESLLAGLKGKEGLKDEGGNMIFNPEATPSLDLESQIPLETDESEDILKPDWRNMDSIGY from the coding sequence ATGACGCGTAAACGCAAAAAAATAGCTGTTGCCGCCACAGGCGTGTTGATTTCCGCTTTAATGATAGGGATCCTTGTGGGCTGTTTTTTGATCTGGGAGTTTGGAACGCCCCAGGATCATTTTGAGAATCAAGGCGACCAGGCTTTTGAGCGCGGTGATTATGCCGATGCCCTTCAATACTGGCTAAGAGCAAAGGAGCCGGTCGGGCAGTCCGGCCGCGTATATGCGAAGATGGGCGCCGTTTATCTGAAATTGTCCAACCTGGACCAGGCTGAGATATGCTTTAAAAAGGCACTGGAAAAAAATCCCGAAGATGTTGACACGCAACAGCAAATTATCCGGATCGCCTTGGTTCGCGGGGATACGGCAGCGGCGGGAAATTTGTTGTCAAAGCGTCTCAAGAACCATGATTCAGATCCCCTCCTTTTCATGCTTTCCGGCGATCTTGCCATGCTACAGACTGAATTCAAAACGGCAGAAGCGGCTTATGAGAAAGCTGCAGCGCTTTTACCCGGCCAGATTGGCCCCAGGCTCAAGCTGGCCATCTGTTTTCAGGAACAAAAAAAGGACGTTGAGGCCGAAAAGATCATCACCCTTTGCCGCACCCAGGGTATTAAAACACCCATGGATCTCATGCTTGCTGCAGATTATTATGCCCTTGCAGGAGATGATACCAGGGCCGAAAGGTACCTCCTCATGGCCGTGGATTCAGATCCTGGAGACCTTGAATTTAAAACCCGGCTTTGCCTGTTTTATCGCGTTGCCGGGAAGTTAGAAAAGGCAGCGGCCTATTTAAAAAAACTAATTGCCGAGTATCCTGAAAATACCGGATTTAAAATGATGCTGGCCGATTTTTATCTTGCGATTGAAGAGATGGCAGGCGCCGAAAAGCTGCTGGATCAACTTGCCCAGGCAAGCAGGGATGCGCCGGGGTATCATCTACTGATGGGAAAATTCTGGTTATTCAAGGGACTGTACTCCCATGCCGTGTCATATCTGAAAACCGCATTGGACAAAGACTACGGCCTTTTGTCCGCCCATTATCTTCTGGGCGTGGCCTATTTTGCGGGGGGCCAGAGTAAGCTGGCTGAAAAAGCGTTTCTTCAGGCACTGATGCTGGACCAGGATCATGAGGAGTCCATATTTGCCATGGCTGCGCTGAATTATAAGCGGAAGGATTACGGCCTGGCAGACCAATATGCGGATCAATTTCTGGGACGGGAACCGTCCAGTGCCCGGGCCTGGAAGCTCAAAGGGCTGTGCGCCCTTGGCCGCAGGGATCCTTCCTGTGCAACAGGTCCTTTGTCCAAGTCGTGGCATCTGGGAGACGTTTCGGCCCACTTTTTTCTGGGACAGGCCTTTGAGGCCCAAGGCATGGTTCAGGAGGCGCTGACAGCTTACAGCCAGGTCTTTGAAGATGCACCCCTCATCTATCCGGCCTTGTACGCGTATGCCCGGCTCGCTTCAGATCAGGGCCTGGGAGAGAGGGTCTTTGAAAAGATAGATGCGCTGGCGGGTCATGACGCGAATCCGGCTGTTTACTATACTGCGGCAAAAATTTGCCTTGGGCTCAAAGACTATGACCGATGCCAGGCATATATAGACAAAGCCATGGCGAAAAAAGAGGTGTCAGGTCCTTTTTTTCTTTTGCAGGCAGCACTTTTTGAAGCGACAGGAAAGGATGACGGCGTCGAGAAAACACTGACCGAATGCATAACAAAGCTGCCGCAGTATGTCGGGGGGTGGCTTAAGCTGTCAGCGTATTATATGAAAAAACAACGGATATCGGATGCCGCACAGGTGATGGAACAGGCGCTTAATTCCTTTCCGGATCACCCTGAAATTAGAGGAAACCTGGCCTGGCTGCTGCTGGAAGAGGAGACCGATTTTGACCGGGCCCTTGATTTGGCAAGAGAAGCCTATGACAAACTGCCGGGCCAAGCCTGGCTCATGGATACCCTCGGGTGGGCCTATTACCATAAAAAAATCTATTCCCAGGCACAATGGATGCTGGAGCAGGCCGAAGAATTAACGCCTGGAAACGGAATGATCCAGTATCACCTGGGCATGGTGCTCTACCGCCGGGGAAAGCTTTTTCAGGCCAAAACAAAACTGGAATCAGCTCTGAGAGATATATCGCTTGATACGCGGCAAAGGGATGAAGCTGAAAGCCTGCTTGCAGGATTGAAGGGAAAAGAGGGGTTAAAAGATGAAGGGGGAAATATGATATTTAATCCCGAGGCCACCCCTTCCCTGGATTTAGAATCTCAAATACCTTTGGAAACAGACGAGAGTGAAGATATATTAAAACCGGACTGGCGTAATATGGATTCAATAGGATATTAA
- a CDS encoding ABC transporter ATP-binding protein: MIDVQNLTKYYGDFCAVDGISLTIEPGRILGLLGPNGAGKTTTLRMLTGFYTPTSGTIRINDLKMPEDTLKIKSMIGYLPESAPLYHNMLVYDYLDYVARLKGMDDPGRRLSRFRELGRLCGLSGIMAKPIGNLSKGLRQRVGLAHAMMSDPDILILDEPTSGLDPNQIAEIRDIIKSIGREKTIIFSTHILSEAEATCDRIAIINKGKKVADDSAEHLKQNARHRSVVRLTLQGAEITEALAHLKAFDSSIDITVTDTPASEGISFELCCKEDKDIRQDLYLSIKKTDWIITELARQSLALEEIFHELTRESA, encoded by the coding sequence TTGATTGATGTTCAGAATCTGACCAAGTATTACGGCGATTTCTGTGCTGTTGACGGCATCAGCCTCACCATTGAACCCGGCCGGATACTTGGCCTTCTCGGCCCCAACGGGGCCGGCAAGACGACCACTTTGAGGATGCTCACAGGATTTTATACCCCTACATCCGGCACGATCAGGATCAATGACCTCAAAATGCCGGAAGATACCCTGAAAATAAAATCCATGATCGGATATCTGCCCGAATCCGCGCCGTTGTACCATAATATGCTGGTATATGATTACCTGGATTATGTGGCACGGCTTAAAGGGATGGATGATCCCGGGCGCAGGCTGTCCCGGTTCAGGGAATTGGGCAGGCTGTGCGGGCTCTCCGGTATCATGGCCAAGCCCATCGGCAATCTGTCCAAGGGCCTTCGCCAGCGGGTAGGGTTAGCCCATGCCATGATGTCCGACCCGGATATCCTGATCCTTGACGAACCCACCTCGGGCCTTGATCCCAACCAGATCGCAGAGATCCGTGATATCATCAAAAGCATCGGCAGGGAGAAGACCATTATCTTTTCCACCCATATCCTTTCCGAAGCCGAAGCCACCTGCGACAGGATCGCCATAATCAACAAGGGCAAAAAAGTGGCGGACGACAGCGCCGAACATTTAAAACAAAATGCCCGGCACCGCAGTGTGGTCCGCCTGACATTGCAGGGTGCGGAAATAACCGAGGCCCTTGCCCATCTTAAGGCCTTTGACTCAAGCATTGACATCACTGTAACAGATACACCTGCAAGTGAAGGTATAAGCTTTGAACTGTGCTGCAAAGAAGATAAAGATATCCGCCAGGACCTTTACCTGTCCATTAAAAAAACAGACTGGATTATCACCGAACTTGCAAGACAATCTTTAGCCCTTGAGGAAATCTTCCACGAACTGACACGGGAGAGCGCTTAA
- a CDS encoding Gldg family protein — translation MGKPFLKEYYLKFILYAVVIVLLNVAGLSLFFRFDLTANRIYSLSDASKQAVSTLSEPLNIKVFFSKNMPAPHNNTERYLKDLLTEYAAQAGRYFNFTFYNVSQETDMGDQANQNREMARDYGISPVQIRVMENDELKFKNAYMGLVILHGDLIEKIPAITTTDGLEYQLTCAIRKLNNKVSALLRQTDKINITMYISPGLNAIGPLIGLDGLPQLGDEVAAAVGNLNSKNLNIFQFERKDISDPDELEKVSKKHDLMALRWPDLPEKNIRAGSGTAGLVVEYKGKAWTLPLITAVEIPIIGTTYQMADPRGLEEEITAVMEKLIGINKDIGYLSDHGGPTLGPDRMAMMQGRPGNGLSVFDQLVGSRYNIRQIPLKDEGIPEGLNCLVIAKPTKHFSDYELFRIDQALMKGTNIAVFADAFEEQQGQGGMMGMPSFAPIDTGLEKLLAHYGIQIQKAYVLDKNSYKQQLPQSQGGGEQTIYFAPVIKENAINNDPLFMKNIKGLVAMQISPLKHVKGNQDEAKVRAIRLLSSSDQAWLMEDNINLNPMFLSPPPSDSDLSTYDLAYLLEGQFTSYFKGKPVPEKEAGETDIQDEENEEGPQPPEKSSKNIEGLEAGNRVIETSAPAKIFVLGCVQMLHDNMLDEEGRTTNATFLLNVIDHLNGDDGTALLRSKQQTLNPISDTDPLTKNIIKGFNVIGLCVLVFLFGLGVWFFRSIKKKKIAHMFG, via the coding sequence ATGGGTAAGCCTTTCCTTAAAGAATATTATCTGAAATTTATCCTGTACGCCGTTGTTATCGTTTTGTTGAATGTGGCCGGATTAAGCCTGTTTTTCAGATTTGATCTGACCGCCAACCGGATCTATTCCCTGTCCGATGCCAGCAAACAGGCCGTCTCCACCCTGTCCGAACCGTTGAACATCAAAGTATTTTTCTCAAAAAACATGCCTGCTCCTCACAATAATACGGAACGGTATTTAAAGGATCTGCTCACGGAATACGCAGCCCAGGCCGGACGATATTTCAACTTTACCTTTTATAATGTATCTCAGGAAACCGACATGGGGGACCAGGCAAACCAGAATCGTGAAATGGCACGGGATTATGGAATATCTCCGGTTCAGATCAGGGTGATGGAGAACGATGAGCTGAAATTTAAAAACGCTTATATGGGCCTGGTTATCCTCCATGGAGATCTCATCGAAAAGATCCCGGCCATCACCACCACGGACGGACTTGAATATCAACTGACCTGCGCCATCCGAAAACTGAACAATAAGGTCTCGGCACTTTTGCGCCAGACGGATAAAATTAATATTACGATGTATATCTCCCCCGGACTTAATGCCATAGGGCCTTTAATCGGGTTGGACGGGCTCCCGCAGCTTGGCGATGAAGTGGCCGCGGCTGTGGGCAACCTGAACAGTAAAAACTTAAATATTTTCCAGTTTGAGCGCAAGGATATCTCAGATCCGGATGAACTTGAAAAGGTCTCAAAAAAACATGATCTCATGGCCCTGCGCTGGCCTGACCTGCCCGAAAAAAATATCCGGGCAGGCTCCGGCACAGCCGGCCTTGTGGTGGAATATAAAGGCAAGGCCTGGACCTTACCCCTGATCACAGCAGTGGAGATTCCGATCATCGGCACCACCTATCAAATGGCGGACCCCCGGGGACTTGAAGAAGAGATTACGGCGGTCATGGAAAAACTGATCGGCATCAACAAGGATATCGGCTATCTGTCCGATCATGGGGGCCCCACCCTTGGACCGGATCGCATGGCCATGATGCAGGGCCGGCCCGGAAACGGTCTTTCCGTTTTTGATCAGCTTGTGGGCTCAAGATACAATATCAGACAGATTCCCCTTAAAGATGAAGGTATCCCCGAAGGCCTCAACTGCCTGGTGATTGCCAAACCCACCAAACACTTTTCCGATTATGAACTGTTCCGGATTGACCAGGCCCTGATGAAAGGCACAAATATCGCTGTTTTTGCCGATGCCTTTGAAGAGCAGCAGGGCCAAGGCGGAATGATGGGTATGCCCTCCTTTGCCCCGATTGATACCGGCCTTGAAAAACTTCTGGCCCACTATGGCATTCAGATCCAAAAAGCCTATGTGCTGGACAAAAATTCATATAAACAGCAATTGCCCCAGTCCCAGGGAGGCGGAGAGCAGACCATCTATTTTGCGCCGGTGATTAAAGAGAACGCCATCAACAACGATCCTCTATTCATGAAAAATATCAAAGGGCTTGTGGCCATGCAGATATCCCCGCTCAAGCATGTCAAAGGCAACCAGGACGAGGCAAAGGTCCGTGCGATCCGTCTTCTGTCCTCATCTGACCAGGCATGGCTCATGGAAGACAACATCAACCTGAATCCCATGTTTTTAAGCCCGCCCCCCTCAGATAGCGATCTTTCCACCTATGACCTGGCATATCTTCTGGAAGGGCAATTTACATCTTACTTTAAAGGCAAACCCGTCCCCGAAAAGGAGGCTGGAGAAACCGACATCCAAGACGAAGAAAATGAGGAAGGCCCCCAACCGCCTGAGAAGTCGTCCAAAAACATTGAAGGGCTTGAAGCCGGCAACCGGGTAATCGAGACATCAGCACCTGCAAAAATATTTGTACTCGGATGTGTGCAGATGCTGCACGACAACATGCTGGACGAAGAGGGCCGCACCACCAATGCCACCTTCCTGCTCAACGTTATAGACCACCTCAACGGAGATGACGGCACAGCTCTTTTGAGAAGCAAGCAGCAAACCTTGAACCCCATTTCCGACACCGATCCTTTAACCAAAAACATCATTAAGGGATTCAATGTTATAGGGCTTTGTGTGCTGGTTTTCCTCTTCGGTCTGGGTGTCTGGTTTTTCAGAAGCATAAAAAAGAAGAAAATTGCACATATGTTTGGTTGA